One genomic segment of Oncorhynchus kisutch isolate 150728-3 linkage group LG15, Okis_V2, whole genome shotgun sequence includes these proteins:
- the tsen34 gene encoding tRNA-splicing endonuclease subunit Sen34, producing the protein MDSPEQKITKTVSRVDASKESMANSRQVIGINFCGPTPLMWRADDLKSVRELGIIGTLVGSLARQPRQNTRLGRPLELLPEEGRLLADMGRAAVIPDSTNEDPEVNPEQVEQYHAGLENSFQEQGALALEDRKATLMRVMTKKHNENSGSQEDSDGAVRDRLEALAHGFSFPRPAMAVQLCTARAGLSHCPEVRRFLAADWPIPRDERSETRFRVFRDLRRQGFYLTSAGKFGGDYLVYPGDPLRFHAYFIVVCISMDESMPLCDVLAIARLGSNVKKTVLLCSSGGSQEDDGEEVVYTSLQWSGMV; encoded by the exons ATGGATTCGCCGGAGCAAAAGATAACGAAAACTGTGTCCAGAGTGGACGCGAGTAAAGAAAGCATGGCGAACAGCCGCCAGGTCATCGGAATAAACTTCTGTGGGCCCACGCCTCTGATGTGGCGTGCGGACGATTTGAAATCGGTCCGTGAACTGGGAATCATAGGGACCCTGGTGGGGTCTCTGGCCCGACAGCCTAGGCAGAACACCCGGCTGGGGAGACCCCTCGAGCTGCTGCCGGAGGAGGGGCGACTGCTGGCGGACATGGGGAGAGCTGCAGTTATTCCTGACTCGACA AATGAGGATCCCGAGGTGAATCCAGAGCAAGTGGAGCAGTATCATGCAGGACTGGAGAACAGCTTTCAGGAACAGGGTGCCTTGGCCTTGGAGGACAGGAAGGCAACATTAATGAGAGTTATGACTAAGAAACATAACG AGAATTCTGGAAGCCAGGAGGATTCGGACGGTGCGGTGAGAGACCGTCTCGAAGCTCTGGCCCACGGCTTCTCATTCCCTCGCCCGGCCATGGCGGTACAACTGTGCACAGCCCGAGCAGGACTCTCTCACTGTCCCGAGGTGCGCCGTTTCCTGGCCGCAGACTGGCCCATACCACGGGACGAGAGGTCCGAGACCCGGTTCCGAGTGTTCAGGGACCTGAGACGCCAGGGCTTTTACCTCACCTCGGCCGGGAAGTTTGGGGGAGACTACCTGGTGTACCCAG GTGACCCCCTCCGTTTCCACGCCTATTTCATTGTCGTGTGCATCTCCATGGACGAATCGATGCCCCTGTGTGACGTTCTGGCCATTGCCAGGCTAGGGTCCAATGTGAAGAAGACTGTCCTCCTTTGTTCGTCAGGGGGAAGCCAGGAAGATGACGGGGAGGAGGTGGTGTACACATCACTACAGTGGAGTGGAATGGTGTAG